Part of the Terrisporobacter glycolicus ATCC 14880 = DSM 1288 genome is shown below.
TATATAGTGTGTGAATTAAATAATCAAGTTATAGGGTATGCATATGCTGATAGAGATATGGTGCGAGATGCTTATAATTGGAATGTGGAGCTTTCTATTTATGTTGACAAGAAATACACACATAGGGGTGTTGGGAGAGGATTATATACTTGTATTTTGCAAATTTTAGCTCACCAAAATATTAAAAATGTTTATTGTACAATAACTAGTCCAAATGATAGTAGTATTAAGCTTCATGAATTCTTTGGGTTTAAAAAACTAGGGCTGTATCCAAATTGTGGTTATAAACTAGGTAAATGGCATGATATTATAATCATGGGTAAAAGTTTAGGTAAACATAAAGAACCTCCAAAACCATTTATAAAGATAAATGATGTGCCCCCCCATACTATAACAGGTATATTAAGCATAGTCTCAACAATAGTTAATAATAGAACTTAATATAAATGAAATTATTTCCTATTAAAAGTTATGTTAATTTGACAAACTAATTTAATAGGAGTGTTATTATGTTAAAAACAGAATTAATTTTAACTTTACTTAATATAAATAGAATTGGCAAAAAAATAATTAATAAATTAATACTTAACCCTGTGCCATCATCTATTGATGCTCTTGAAATTTTTAATTTTATTATTAAAAACCTTCCAAATTATAAATTAAAATTAAACATACAAGATGTAATAATGGCAAAAAATAAAAGTTTAGATATTATTAATTATTGTGAAAAAAATAATATAAAAATAATGACTATTTTGGACGAAGATTTTCCTATAAAACTTAAAGTTATTGAAAATAATCCTGTAATAATATTTTATAAAGGAAATAAGTCCTGTATTATTGAAAATAAATCTGTAGCAATTATAGGAACTCGCCGTCCCACATTAGAAAGCGAAAAAATCACTAGGAATCTTGCTAAAATATTTTCAAATAAAAATTATATAATTGTGAGTGGTTTGGCTCATGGGATAGACTATAATGCGCACATGTCTACGGTAAAAAATTATAATAAAACAGTAGCGGTTTTACCTAGTGGAATTTCAAATATTTATCCATCTGATCATAAGCTTTTATGTGATAAAATACTTTGCAATAATGGATGTATTATTAGTGAGTATTTTCCTCTTGAAAAACCATACAAAAATCATT
Proteins encoded:
- a CDS encoding GNAT family N-acetyltransferase, with amino-acid sequence MNEFVIRFAEKNDAEAILKIYAPYVISTSITFEYAVPTIDEIRSRIEKTKENYPYIVCELNNQVIGYAYADRDMVRDAYNWNVELSIYVDKKYTHRGVGRGLYTCILQILAHQNIKNVYCTITSPNDSSIKLHEFFGFKKLGLYPNCGYKLGKWHDIIIMGKSLGKHKEPPKPFIKINDVPPHTITGILSIVSTIVNNRT
- a CDS encoding DNA-processing protein DprA, whose product is MLKTELILTLLNINRIGKKIINKLILNPVPSSIDALEIFNFIIKNLPNYKLKLNIQDVIMAKNKSLDIINYCEKNNIKIMTILDEDFPIKLKVIENNPVIIFYKGNKSCIIENKSVAIIGTRRPTLESEKITRNLAKIFSNKNYIIVSGLAHGIDYNAHMSTVKNYNKTVAVLPSGISNIYPSDHKLLCDKILCNNGCIISEYFPLEKPYKNHFVERDRLQSALSLGVVVVECDMNSGTMHTVNFAKKQNKIICCYKHHNMNYSCRSGNMKLLEDKNTRIIDNSYNINKIENSFIYELNDLNTKVQHSKTLNEQVLFKF